In Panacibacter ginsenosidivorans, the following proteins share a genomic window:
- the ctlX gene encoding citrulline utilization hydrolase CtlX: MSQIASTILMVRPASFGFNAETAQNNVFQKNIKASQKEIQQKAVEEFDKFVATLRKKGIEVIVFEDTAKPVKPDALFPNNWFCTLEDGTLAVFPMYAPNRRIEKRNDLLQMLVDKYNVRDVEDWSEYEAESLFLEGTGSMIIDQQYKVIYACISPRTNKSVLEKFAHAHGYKAMLFYSKDENGTDVYHTNVIMHLGETYAVICMESITNETERIAVSQLLISTGHEVIPISLKQVHAFAGNMLQVKNTKGEKFTILSKSAYNSLTKEQKNILQHHTTLLPVDITTIETIGGGSTRCMMAEIFLEKK; the protein is encoded by the coding sequence ATGAGCCAGATAGCATCTACCATACTAATGGTGCGTCCTGCAAGTTTTGGATTTAATGCAGAGACAGCACAGAATAATGTGTTTCAAAAAAACATAAAAGCTTCGCAGAAAGAAATACAGCAAAAAGCTGTTGAAGAGTTTGATAAGTTTGTTGCCACTTTGCGAAAAAAAGGAATTGAAGTAATTGTGTTTGAAGACACCGCAAAGCCTGTAAAACCCGATGCGCTTTTTCCTAACAATTGGTTTTGCACACTGGAAGATGGCACGCTTGCCGTATTCCCGATGTATGCACCCAACAGGCGTATAGAAAAAAGAAATGACCTGCTGCAGATGCTGGTTGATAAATATAATGTTCGGGATGTGGAAGACTGGAGCGAGTATGAAGCAGAAAGCCTTTTTCTGGAAGGCACCGGCAGCATGATTATAGACCAGCAATACAAAGTTATCTATGCATGCATCTCACCACGCACCAATAAAAGCGTACTTGAAAAATTTGCGCATGCACATGGGTATAAAGCCATGTTATTTTATTCGAAAGATGAGAACGGAACTGATGTTTATCATACCAATGTTATCATGCATCTTGGCGAAACATATGCTGTTATTTGTATGGAATCTATTACCAACGAAACAGAACGCATTGCTGTTTCACAATTGCTTATATCAACCGGTCATGAAGTAATTCCAATTAGTTTGAAACAGGTGCATGCCTTTGCCGGCAATATGTTGCAGGTAAAAAATACAAAGGGAGAAAAATTCACGATACTTAGTAAATCTGCATACAATTCACTTACTAAAGAACAGAAGAATATTTTACAACACCACACCACGTTATTACCAGTGGATATTACTACTATTGAAACAATTGGTGGTGGCAGCACACGCTGTATGATGGCAGAGATATTTTTAGAAAAGAAATAA
- the hflX gene encoding GTPase HflX — translation MIEKKQKIENEDRTVLVGLVQGEQTYEQVEEYLDELAFLAETAGAIAVKRFTQKLKHADSKTFVGKGKLEEIKNYVISKNITLVIFDDELTGSQISNIEKELGVVTIDRSDLILDIFARRARTAQAKVQVELAQYQYLLPRLKGMWKHLERQGGGIGTRGPGETEIETDRRIVKDKISLLRKKLSEIDKQSFTQRKDRGEFIRVALVGYTNVGKSTLMNLLSKSDVFSENKLFATLDTTTRKVVFENTPFLLSDTVGFIRKLPHHLVESFKSTLDEVREADLLLHVVDISHPQYEEQIGVVNKTLQDLKAFDKPIVIVFNKMDLYEEKNIDEWVEAEVRLEILRELHERWENETNGNCIFVSATERMHIDDLRATILTKVRELYKIRYPYKTAFFY, via the coding sequence TTGATAGAGAAAAAGCAGAAAATAGAAAACGAAGACAGAACTGTACTGGTTGGGCTTGTGCAGGGGGAGCAAACCTATGAACAGGTAGAAGAATATCTTGATGAACTGGCATTCCTTGCAGAAACGGCAGGAGCGATTGCTGTAAAAAGATTTACCCAGAAATTAAAACATGCCGACAGTAAAACTTTTGTTGGTAAAGGAAAACTCGAAGAGATCAAGAATTATGTAATCAGTAAAAATATCACTCTGGTTATATTTGATGACGAGCTTACCGGCTCACAAATTTCTAATATTGAAAAGGAATTGGGTGTTGTAACAATTGACCGCAGTGACCTAATACTCGACATATTTGCCCGACGTGCAAGAACTGCGCAGGCAAAGGTGCAGGTTGAACTTGCGCAATATCAATATTTATTGCCAAGGTTAAAAGGTATGTGGAAACACTTAGAAAGACAGGGTGGTGGAATTGGTACACGAGGACCCGGCGAAACAGAAATTGAAACAGACCGCCGTATTGTAAAAGATAAGATATCACTCTTAAGAAAAAAATTGTCTGAGATAGACAAGCAATCATTTACACAACGCAAAGACCGTGGTGAATTTATACGTGTTGCTTTGGTTGGTTATACAAATGTTGGTAAGAGTACGCTGATGAACCTGCTTAGTAAAAGTGATGTATTTTCTGAAAATAAATTATTTGCCACACTTGATACCACAACCCGTAAAGTAGTATTTGAAAATACGCCATTTCTTTTAAGTGATACAGTTGGATTTATACGAAAGCTTCCACATCATTTGGTGGAAAGCTTCAAAAGTACGCTTGATGAAGTAAGAGAAGCTGACTTGCTCTTGCATGTTGTAGATATTTCGCATCCGCAATACGAAGAACAGATTGGTGTGGTAAATAAAACCTTGCAGGATCTAAAGGCATTTGATAAGCCTATAGTGATCGTATTTAACAAGATGGATCTCTACGAGGAAAAAAATATTGATGAATGGGTAGAAGCAGAAGTGCGTCTTGAAATACTTCGTGAACTTCATGAACGCTGGGAAAATGAAACCAACGGCAACTGCATATTTGTATCAGCAACAGAACGCATGCATATAGATGACCTGCGTGCTACAATACTTACAAAAGTGCGGGAATTGTATAAGATAAGGTATCCTTATAAAACAGCTTTCTTTTATTAG
- a CDS encoding chloride channel protein translates to MQIIRFVRKKIKDSFDNIRNERVKKNILQAIPFWLGSIITGLVAVFYAKLFAYAETGSIYIYDHASWCFFILTPTCFVLGWWLVKKYAPYSRGSGIPQVIAAIELANPRHNEKVDRLLSLRIIIIKIFSSLLVVFSGGIIGREGPTIQIAGSVFRKINQWLPAWWPKISRQNMIMTGAAAGLAAAFNTPLGGIVFAVEELTKTHISYFKTALFTAVIIAGLTAQAFLGPYLYLGYPNVNGLSKWVFFPVLLVAFIAGLSGSAMSKLMLALFKWKAGFRYKYQFIFYAIVCALVIASLGYFIGKESLGSGKELMATKLFTADKYAHWYEPLIRMAGSVVTFTTGVAGGVFAPALAAGASIGSVISGWFNMLPADANLLILCGMVAFLTGVTRTPFTSAILVLEMTDRHNVIFYLMLAGMVAGLVSLLIDKRSFYEHLKHQYIHELHKENIKTHEVAVPAT, encoded by the coding sequence ATGCAGATTATCCGCTTTGTGCGTAAGAAAATAAAAGACTCGTTTGATAATATTCGTAATGAAAGAGTAAAGAAAAATATTCTGCAGGCAATTCCGTTTTGGTTGGGTTCCATAATTACCGGTCTTGTTGCAGTCTTTTATGCAAAGCTTTTTGCCTACGCAGAAACGGGAAGTATATATATTTATGATCATGCATCCTGGTGTTTTTTTATTTTAACGCCAACCTGTTTTGTGCTGGGTTGGTGGCTGGTAAAAAAATATGCACCTTACTCAAGGGGTAGTGGTATTCCACAGGTAATTGCGGCAATTGAGCTTGCCAATCCCCGCCACAATGAAAAGGTTGACAGGTTGCTAAGTTTACGAATTATCATTATAAAAATATTCTCTTCTTTGTTGGTTGTATTTAGTGGTGGTATTATAGGCAGAGAAGGCCCAACCATACAAATTGCCGGCTCTGTTTTTAGAAAAATAAATCAATGGCTGCCTGCATGGTGGCCCAAGATATCCAGGCAAAATATGATCATGACCGGCGCTGCTGCAGGTCTTGCTGCAGCATTTAATACACCGTTAGGCGGAATAGTGTTTGCAGTAGAAGAACTTACTAAAACGCATATCAGCTATTTTAAAACCGCATTGTTTACTGCTGTTATTATTGCAGGATTAACGGCCCAGGCATTTTTGGGACCATATCTATATCTTGGCTATCCTAATGTGAATGGTCTTTCTAAGTGGGTTTTTTTTCCGGTCTTGTTGGTGGCTTTTATTGCCGGCCTTTCAGGTAGCGCAATGTCTAAGCTTATGCTTGCACTTTTTAAATGGAAAGCTGGTTTTCGATATAAATACCAGTTTATATTTTATGCAATTGTTTGTGCACTGGTTATTGCCTCCCTGGGTTATTTTATTGGTAAAGAATCTCTGGGTTCCGGTAAAGAATTAATGGCCACTAAACTTTTTACTGCTGATAAATATGCGCACTGGTATGAGCCACTTATAAGAATGGCCGGCTCAGTAGTTACATTTACAACAGGAGTTGCAGGTGGTGTATTTGCACCTGCACTTGCAGCCGGTGCATCAATTGGGTCTGTAATTTCAGGTTGGTTCAATATGCTTCCTGCAGATGCTAACCTGCTTATACTTTGTGGTATGGTTGCATTTCTTACAGGTGTAACAAGAACACCTTTTACTTCTGCAATACTTGTATTGGAAATGACAGACAGGCACAATGTTATTTTTTATCTTATGCTGGCAGGCATGGTGGCAGGACTGGTTTCACTACTTATAGATAAACGATCTTTTTATGAGCACCTGAAACATCAATACATTCATGAACTTCATAAAGAAAATATAAAAACCCATGAGGTTGCTGTTCCGGCCACCTGA
- a CDS encoding DUF4407 domain-containing protein — MQESIQSLSQRAEYEPSLFTRFLWWLSTAEKELVIDCKVDRNRYAITGMTVLGTWLFATLAWTYFFSTIVTDFWIASLLGIFMGGIILGIDRALIKGITASNKNKITPLLFRAILAITIGTFMAQPALLYLFDKEVHLQISLDNEGKKRLKLQQLDSLYAAQKTELINEKNALQLQLNNKYNEVSNAREAFIAETDGTGGSGKIGLRDIAKAKQNEYSKLDNDYTQLNGALQPRLHAIDSTLATIETAKQAEQKKFEALLNDGFLVRIEALQHLVENNSAMAFRYYLLVILLVLIELMPVIAKTILPVGAYDEKVRLQEEMEREIAARNTRKETDLKELYNQLAFEQDSEFIKDFFEQAKQQRKEKMLEKLGRWKKSEGRSFDSVWTNLKKDFLTKQEN; from the coding sequence ATGCAGGAAAGTATACAGTCGCTCTCCCAAAGGGCGGAATATGAACCCTCGTTATTTACCAGGTTTCTATGGTGGCTAAGCACCGCGGAAAAAGAATTAGTTATTGATTGCAAAGTTGACCGCAACCGGTATGCCATAACAGGTATGACCGTTCTGGGGACATGGCTCTTTGCTACACTGGCCTGGACTTATTTTTTTTCCACTATTGTAACAGATTTCTGGATAGCATCCTTGCTCGGTATTTTTATGGGAGGCATTATCCTTGGTATTGACCGCGCATTAATTAAAGGTATCACAGCCTCAAACAAAAACAAGATTACACCGCTTTTATTTCGTGCTATACTTGCCATAACCATCGGCACATTTATGGCGCAACCTGCTTTGTTATATCTATTCGACAAGGAAGTGCATCTGCAAATATCTCTGGACAACGAAGGCAAGAAAAGATTAAAGCTGCAACAGCTGGATAGCTTATATGCTGCGCAGAAAACAGAACTTATAAATGAAAAGAATGCGCTACAGTTACAACTCAATAATAAATACAATGAAGTAAGCAACGCAAGAGAAGCATTCATTGCAGAAACAGATGGAACAGGAGGTAGCGGCAAAATAGGTCTCCGCGATATTGCCAAAGCCAAACAAAATGAGTATAGCAAACTGGATAATGATTACACGCAGTTAAATGGTGCATTGCAACCCCGCTTGCATGCAATTGACAGTACACTTGCTACAATCGAAACAGCAAAGCAGGCAGAACAAAAAAAATTCGAAGCATTACTGAATGATGGCTTCCTGGTACGCATAGAAGCCCTACAACACTTAGTAGAAAACAACAGCGCTATGGCATTCCGTTATTATCTGCTGGTAATTTTACTGGTACTGATAGAACTGATGCCCGTAATTGCAAAAACAATTTTACCTGTTGGTGCATATGACGAAAAAGTAAGATTGCAGGAAGAAATGGAAAGAGAAATTGCCGCACGCAACACCAGAAAAGAAACTGATCTTAAAGAATTGTATAACCAGCTTGCCTTTGAACAGGACAGTGAATTTATAAAAGATTTCTTTGAACAGGCCAAACAACAACGAAAAGAAAAAATGCTGGAAAAGCTTGGTCGCTGGAAAAAAAGCGAAGGCAGATCATTCGATTCCGTTTGGACAAATTTGAAAAAAGATTTTTTAACCAAGCAGGAAAACTAA
- the feoB gene encoding ferrous iron transport protein B, whose product MAEKGLHIALVGNPNSGKTSLFNVLTGLNQKVGNFPGVTVDKKTGYTQLDNNTGATLIDLPGTYSLYPRRADEWVAYKVLMDADEEIKPDIILLIADASNLKRNLLFCSQIIDLKHPVVVALTMMDLARKKGIEIDVQGLERELGVPVIPVNPRKNKGIAQLKKQLQQTAKHQFVPQQFDFIPNKELAADAIANVQHIFPHLSDYAAIHYLINHENFSLNDANQERIEQIEAEHKFNPVKTQAEEIMQRYTRIKTVMKQNVVEPDPLQKKLFTEYLDNILLHRVWGYVILMIVLFLLFQSIFWLAQFPMDAIDWSFSKLTAALNDFLPQVWWSDLLINGLVAGLNGILVFVPQIMILFGLITVLEDTGYMARISFLSDKLMRKVGLNGKSVMPMISGFACAVPAIMSARNIENRKERLLTILVTPLMSCSARLPVFTILIALVIPNTYFFGILSLQGLVMMGLYLLGTIMALIVSYVLKFFIQLKEKSFFILELPVYRAPRWKNVGITMVEKAKIFVTDAGKIIILISLLLWFLSSYGPSGRMNAVETKYAVLLKQPNTAESTKSITKQYNSEKLQNSYAGILGKAIEPAIKPLGYDWKIGIALITSFAAREVFVGTMATLYSVEESDNSTLKQKMEGAVREDGTKVYTLPAGLSLMVFYLLAMQCMSTLAVVKRETRSWKWPAIQLVYMTGLAYFMSLLVYHIF is encoded by the coding sequence ATGGCAGAAAAGGGTTTACATATAGCATTAGTAGGCAACCCCAATAGTGGCAAAACATCATTATTTAATGTACTTACCGGTTTAAATCAAAAGGTAGGAAACTTTCCCGGAGTTACGGTTGATAAAAAAACCGGCTATACACAATTAGATAATAACACAGGTGCCACACTTATAGATCTTCCGGGCACATACAGTTTGTATCCGCGCCGTGCTGATGAATGGGTTGCTTATAAAGTGTTGATGGATGCTGATGAAGAAATAAAGCCAGACATAATACTACTGATTGCTGATGCAAGTAACCTGAAAAGAAATTTACTTTTTTGCAGCCAGATAATTGATTTAAAACATCCTGTGGTTGTGGCTTTGACCATGATGGATCTTGCCCGTAAAAAAGGTATAGAAATAGATGTGCAGGGATTGGAAAGAGAACTTGGTGTACCCGTTATACCCGTTAATCCCAGGAAAAACAAAGGCATTGCGCAATTAAAAAAACAATTGCAACAAACAGCAAAACACCAGTTTGTTCCGCAACAATTTGATTTTATTCCAAACAAAGAACTTGCTGCTGATGCCATTGCAAATGTGCAGCACATATTTCCGCATTTAAGTGATTATGCGGCTATTCATTACCTCATTAATCATGAAAATTTTTCACTGAACGATGCAAACCAGGAACGAATAGAGCAAATAGAAGCAGAACATAAATTCAACCCCGTAAAAACACAGGCAGAAGAAATTATGCAACGCTATACGCGTATTAAAACAGTAATGAAACAAAATGTGGTAGAGCCTGACCCGCTGCAGAAAAAATTATTTACAGAATACCTTGATAATATTTTATTACACCGCGTTTGGGGTTATGTTATTTTAATGATAGTACTGTTTCTTTTGTTTCAAAGTATTTTCTGGCTGGCGCAATTTCCGATGGATGCTATTGACTGGAGTTTTTCAAAACTTACGGCAGCACTGAATGATTTTTTACCGCAGGTATGGTGGAGTGATCTGCTGATAAATGGATTGGTTGCTGGATTAAATGGCATACTCGTTTTTGTGCCGCAGATAATGATATTGTTTGGGCTCATCACTGTGCTGGAAGATACAGGCTATATGGCGCGTATAAGTTTTCTCAGTGATAAACTGATGCGTAAAGTTGGGCTTAACGGGAAGAGCGTGATGCCCATGATCAGCGGCTTTGCCTGCGCTGTACCGGCTATAATGAGTGCCCGTAATATTGAAAACAGGAAGGAAAGATTGCTTACTATATTGGTAACTCCTCTAATGAGTTGCAGTGCAAGGCTACCGGTATTTACTATACTTATTGCGTTGGTAATACCAAACACTTATTTTTTTGGGATACTTAGTTTACAAGGCCTTGTAATGATGGGGCTTTATTTGTTGGGTACCATAATGGCACTTATAGTTAGTTATGTTTTAAAGTTTTTTATACAGCTAAAAGAGAAAAGTTTTTTTATACTTGAATTACCTGTATACCGTGCACCACGCTGGAAGAATGTTGGCATAACCATGGTAGAGAAAGCAAAAATATTTGTAACAGACGCAGGCAAGATCATTATACTCATAAGCTTGTTGTTATGGTTTCTAAGCAGCTATGGGCCTTCGGGCAGAATGAATGCAGTTGAAACAAAATATGCGGTATTGTTGAAACAACCGAATACGGCAGAATCAACAAAATCAATTACCAAGCAATACAATTCGGAGAAACTGCAGAATTCTTATGCAGGCATTCTTGGTAAAGCAATTGAACCGGCTATTAAACCTTTGGGGTACGACTGGAAGATTGGCATTGCACTAATCACTTCTTTTGCTGCACGAGAAGTTTTTGTGGGCACTATGGCTACACTTTACAGTGTAGAAGAAAGTGACAACAGCACGCTTAAACAAAAAATGGAAGGCGCTGTACGCGAAGACGGCACTAAAGTATACACTTTGCCTGCTGGTTTATCACTGATGGTTTTTTATTTACTGGCCATGCAATGTATGAGCACACTTGCTGTTGTAAAACGTGAAACTCGTTCCTGGAAATGGCCCGCTATACAACTTGTTTATATGACGGGCCTTGCATACTTCATGAGCCTACTGGTGTACCACATCTTCTAA
- the yidC gene encoding membrane protein insertase YidC translates to MDRNTVIGMILLAGLFFMFFWYTNKQQSALSADKQRIADSTAKAEAAKITPEQKAAAYKDSLNRDSVSKLSAAGNFQGAAIGAEQLTTVENELMKVVFTNKGGSLKSVELKKYNSLDSTHKVILAGGKDDKLGYSINTAGNQSEETSSLFFTNAQVTKNADGSQTIVYTLGDSAGKSITHQYIVKRNNYMIDWNIILNGADKLLTQNSLNLHWNVQVHQQQVSHAYEVQQSNISFYDEDGYDYTTAASGANNTFDKPVEWFGFKQQFFNTTIVSKNKFASGTAQMVIQPDTLRELYNSTAAVKIQVPAASTATIPLQLYYGPNEYKTLQQYGNGMENIVNLGSGIFSFVKYINRWIIMPVFNFFANLIGHYGWVIALLTLFIRLVTSPLTYRSYLSGAKMRVLRPEIDALKKKFPDQQTFGMEQMKLFREAGVNPLGGCMPALLQIPIFFSLYSFFSSNIDLRGQGFLWIKDISAYDVMVKLPFSGDTFNHISLFTLTAVATSFLISIYNMAMTPQQDNPAMKYMPYIFPFILLFVFNRLPSALTWYYTVSNLITLGIQFVIQNYIIDHDKILTQMQEKRKTPKTKSKFQERFEQMQESQKKLQDMKNKNQGKK, encoded by the coding sequence ATGGATAGAAATACCGTTATCGGTATGATACTGCTGGCGGGACTGTTTTTTATGTTTTTCTGGTACACAAACAAACAGCAGTCCGCGCTTTCTGCAGACAAGCAGCGAATAGCAGATAGTACGGCCAAAGCTGAAGCTGCTAAAATAACTCCCGAACAAAAAGCAGCCGCCTATAAAGATTCACTGAACAGGGATTCTGTTTCCAAATTAAGTGCAGCAGGTAATTTCCAGGGAGCGGCAATTGGCGCAGAGCAGTTGACCACGGTAGAAAACGAATTGATGAAAGTGGTTTTTACCAACAAAGGAGGCAGCCTGAAAAGCGTAGAGCTTAAGAAATATAATTCACTGGATAGCACACATAAAGTAATACTGGCAGGCGGGAAGGATGATAAGCTGGGCTACAGTATTAATACTGCTGGCAACCAAAGTGAAGAAACATCTTCTCTTTTCTTTACCAATGCACAGGTAACTAAAAATGCAGACGGTTCTCAAACCATTGTTTATACATTGGGTGATTCTGCAGGAAAAAGTATAACGCATCAATATATAGTTAAGCGCAATAACTATATGATAGACTGGAATATTATACTGAATGGCGCCGATAAATTGCTTACACAAAATTCATTGAACCTGCACTGGAACGTACAAGTGCATCAACAGCAGGTTTCTCATGCTTATGAAGTACAGCAGTCTAACATTAGTTTTTATGATGAAGACGGCTATGATTACACCACTGCAGCAAGTGGTGCAAACAATACATTCGATAAACCTGTTGAATGGTTTGGCTTTAAGCAACAATTCTTTAATACTACCATCGTTTCAAAAAATAAATTTGCTTCAGGTACAGCACAAATGGTAATACAACCTGATACGCTCAGAGAATTATACAATTCCACCGCAGCTGTTAAGATTCAGGTACCTGCGGCTTCTACAGCAACAATTCCGCTGCAATTATATTATGGACCCAATGAATACAAAACATTGCAGCAGTATGGCAATGGCATGGAAAATATTGTAAACCTGGGCAGTGGCATTTTCTCCTTTGTTAAGTATATTAACAGGTGGATCATTATGCCGGTGTTTAATTTCTTTGCCAACCTTATTGGCCACTATGGATGGGTAATTGCGTTGCTTACTTTATTTATCAGGTTGGTTACATCGCCATTAACTTACCGCAGTTATTTAAGCGGTGCAAAAATGAGGGTACTTCGTCCGGAGATCGATGCATTAAAGAAGAAATTCCCCGATCAGCAGACCTTTGGTATGGAGCAGATGAAACTGTTTCGCGAAGCAGGTGTAAACCCATTAGGCGGTTGTATGCCGGCACTGCTGCAGATACCTATTTTCTTTTCATTGTATAGTTTCTTCAGCAGTAATATTGATCTGCGCGGCCAGGGATTTTTATGGATAAAAGATATTTCTGCTTATGATGTAATGGTTAAGTTACCTTTCTCAGGAGATACCTTTAATCATATCAGCCTCTTTACACTTACTGCTGTTGCAACCAGTTTCCTTATTTCTATATATAATATGGCCATGACTCCACAACAGGACAATCCTGCTATGAAGTACATGCCATATATATTCCCTTTCATTTTGTTGTTTGTGTTTAACAGACTGCCATCCGCGCTGACATGGTATTATACCGTTTCAAATCTTATCACATTAGGTATACAATTCGTGATACAGAACTACATTATAGACCACGATAAAATACTTACACAAATGCAGGAAAAACGCAAAACACCTAAAACAAAAAGCAAGTTCCAGGAACGTTTTGAGCAAATGCAGGAAAGCCAAAAGAAACTGCAGGATATGAAAAATAAAAACCAGGGAAAGAAATAA
- a CDS encoding S8 family peptidase → MQLTVKAKKLFKRKVIPSFLPDPKNIIGVVNENFTFEGEEVTTVPNPDLGKWYVDRDGHFYWGGGLKLPGSAENFIPQTSVKRDTEVAVRIDNPLLGNLKIDQIWQDGEMGDRAVVAVLDSGIAFNCPDLVNAIGLKIGDDINNSPRVRNFVNGSTSLNDDKGHGSHCAGIVASRNNDHAVGIAKRCKLYIGKISDANNSPSVANMLKGLRWAGGLDADSPQDVDIISMSAGSLLNMPDMQPTISEILNKGKIIVCSIGNRSPQSLPYGGTFPAKFKGVISVGSTDFNNDFQSFSYEFQDLTIACAGTNIASYWINGETHLETGTSQSTAACAGIIALLVSKLKKKGEQNIQSKILNLLASSNTKTTNGFNYHFLEPLVLCNSI, encoded by the coding sequence ATGCAGCTAACAGTTAAAGCAAAGAAGCTATTTAAGCGAAAAGTTATTCCATCGTTTCTTCCAGATCCAAAAAATATAATTGGTGTTGTAAATGAGAATTTCACTTTTGAGGGAGAGGAAGTAACAACTGTCCCTAATCCTGATTTAGGCAAATGGTATGTAGATAGAGACGGACATTTTTATTGGGGTGGTGGGTTGAAATTGCCCGGTTCTGCTGAAAACTTTATTCCGCAGACATCGGTAAAAAGAGATACGGAAGTTGCTGTAAGAATTGACAATCCTTTATTAGGCAATTTAAAAATTGATCAAATATGGCAGGATGGTGAAATGGGTGACAGAGCTGTAGTTGCAGTATTGGACAGTGGTATTGCTTTTAATTGTCCCGATCTTGTAAATGCTATTGGGTTAAAAATTGGAGATGATATCAATAATTCACCCCGAGTAAGAAATTTTGTCAACGGTAGCACTTCGTTAAATGATGATAAAGGACATGGGTCTCATTGCGCTGGTATTGTCGCTTCCAGGAATAATGATCATGCTGTTGGAATTGCGAAACGATGTAAGCTTTATATTGGCAAGATTTCCGATGCAAATAATAGTCCTTCGGTTGCTAACATGCTTAAAGGATTAAGATGGGCAGGAGGTTTAGATGCTGATAGCCCACAGGATGTTGATATTATCTCTATGAGTGCAGGCAGTTTATTGAATATGCCAGACATGCAACCAACAATCAGTGAAATTTTAAATAAAGGAAAAATAATTGTTTGTTCAATTGGTAATCGCAGTCCTCAGAGTTTACCTTATGGAGGAACATTCCCTGCAAAATTCAAGGGAGTGATATCTGTCGGTTCAACAGATTTTAATAATGATTTTCAAAGCTTTTCTTATGAATTCCAGGATCTGACGATAGCCTGTGCAGGAACAAATATAGCATCGTACTGGATCAATGGAGAAACACATTTAGAAACGGGCACAAGTCAATCTACTGCTGCATGTGCTGGTATAATTGCTTTGCTTGTTTCAAAATTGAAAAAGAAAGGTGAGCAAAATATTCAATCTAAAATTTTAAATCTCTTAGCTAGTTCAAATACTAAAACTACAAACGGCTTTAATTATCATTTTCTTGAACCTCTTGTATTGTGTAATTCCATTTAA